GCACTGCCATATCTAACCAAAAGCCTTGAACTGGGTGGCACCGCCATTGGTTTACAGCGCTTTATTGAAGCAGCCTACCATGTAAACGGCGAACTACCCCTTATCACAAAATGGCCTGAGGACCTGCCCATGTTCTATTACAATGCAGGTGTTAATTTCAATGAATTTGAAGCCTCACTGACCGGTACTGCCATTGCACCAGAGCTGCTAAAGATCAGGACGACATTTTACCGTATGTCCTATGATGGTTTTTACGATTATTTCTACAATAACAGCGGAAAAGCCGGGTTCAGCGAAAGCCATATTTTTGCCATGTGCTGCAACAATTACGGTATAGCGCTAACGGATGGCGGAGCTTACGAACAGGCTGCCGATGTACATAAGCTGGGGTATTCCCTATCCCCCTTTTGGGAACAATCCCAAAGCCTTGGAACCGCATTAATGCGTCTGGAATTGTATGAAGAAGCCATTGCAGCGTTTAACCGTGCCCTCAGTGATGGCGGGCAGCACATGGGCTTTGCTGACCATATCGAGTTAAAAGGAGAGATCCTTACAGCGCTGTCCAACCTCGGCCGCACCGAAGAACTGACATCCCTTTTACAGCATACGGAAGAGGAATACAATAATTTCATCGCTGAACATGGTTCCGGTCTTTCAGAAGAAGAGCGCTTCATTTTGAGTGAGCGGTATATTACTGTACAGAATGCGCGGCACGACCTGCTCAGTGGCGGCAGCATAGAAGATGCCGTGAAAGCCTGGCAGGAACAACTGAAAAAACACCCCGATGATAATTCAGCCTGGTATATGCTGATGCAAAACTACTTCCAGTTGAAAGACTATCATCAGTGTATTGCCTGTGCCAACAATTATCTGTCAGTAAAAGCAGCGGCAATAAAACCCGAGTCCATGCTGAAAGTGCATTTTATGCGTGGCGTTTCTTATCTGCAGATTGAAAAATACGGGCAGGCTAAAGCTGACCTGATGATGGTACTGAGCGGATGCGATCCTGCGGACGAGAGCGGCCGGGCAAGTATTTGCGACTCCGGCATGCACCTCGCGAAATGCTGCGCCATGTTACAGCAATGGGAAGAATGTAAGAATTATGCCTGGGACGCCATTACCTGTTACAATGATAATGGCTGGAAATGGGATGAAGCATGTTTTGCTACCGCCATACACTATGCGGACGCCTGCATGGCAACCGGTGAAAAACAGGCAGCCATCGGAACGCTGGACGTTGTGCTTGAAATGGCGCCTGACAATGAAGCTGCACTGAGCCGGAAAAAAGAATGGAAACCAGGTGGATTCTTTTCATTTTTAAAGAAGAAATAGAAATAATATACCCAAAAACCAGTAGAAAATAATTCATAGTTTTTGTGTAGAAAGATAAAATATGTTATACGCTAACT
This DNA window, taken from Chitinophaga niabensis, encodes the following:
- a CDS encoding tetratricopeptide repeat protein, giving the protein MLDSGQLQSLYGQGNYQQCLEELNLLLLFNPQDTAALLLKGKCLYQIAVNEIQSGNEADLTFAASCFEEVLALSPSHEEAMTFAAYINIFITQADLPAAISYCNRLLTSADPMTRANALRYRQEAYSLTGEFDLVLKDLTTLAELIKEIYKKNLPALDQESGDLYFRKGTICLEKFADHSKALEAFREVLKHGHMDFRAFCRITEAALNHGDYETGGEAAVLAFFTDSPDPGNERLALYHQMEAFNRQGIHHPSLVKAMFTGQRIFADVVGGDTTELLSFARQYVKMYPDWFWAWHYAGAALYDAENYEAALPYLTKSLELGGTAIGLQRFIEAAYHVNGELPLITKWPEDLPMFYYNAGVNFNEFEASLTGTAIAPELLKIRTTFYRMSYDGFYDYFYNNSGKAGFSESHIFAMCCNNYGIALTDGGAYEQAADVHKLGYSLSPFWEQSQSLGTALMRLELYEEAIAAFNRALSDGGQHMGFADHIELKGEILTALSNLGRTEELTSLLQHTEEEYNNFIAEHGSGLSEEERFILSERYITVQNARHDLLSGGSIEDAVKAWQEQLKKHPDDNSAWYMLMQNYFQLKDYHQCIACANNYLSVKAAAIKPESMLKVHFMRGVSYLQIEKYGQAKADLMMVLSGCDPADESGRASICDSGMHLAKCCAMLQQWEECKNYAWDAITCYNDNGWKWDEACFATAIHYADACMATGEKQAAIGTLDVVLEMAPDNEAALSRKKEWKPGGFFSFLKKK